The Anabaena sp. WA102 genome contains a region encoding:
- a CDS encoding LOG family protein, producing MTSEASFSSLDSLQADIAELIDRLPTLKHRQFIQQSLTTILRLADSDIERLDWKILSAALADMECGFQLFYNYRHVRKITIFGSARLAPDTPAYQMALQFSRAVSALGFMIMTGGGGGIMQAGQEGAGRENSFGLNIQLPFEQQANPIIEGDAKLINFKYFFTRKLFLLKESDAVALFPGGFGTQDEAFECMTLSQTGKFGPVPLVLIDQPGGDYWRSWSQYIDEKLVKTGLVSADDPSLYTVTDNLEVACNAITGFYRIYHSSRYVGDQLVIRLKEDLSDAQVELLNTHFCDILLTGKIVKSQALPQEEQDETSSLPRLVLNFNQRDLGRLYQMIGVINQVGVPTPEELAHPERK from the coding sequence TGACTTCTGAAGCGTCCTTTTCTTCATTAGATTCTCTCCAAGCAGATATTGCTGAACTCATAGACCGTTTACCGACACTAAAACATCGGCAATTTATTCAGCAATCACTCACCACAATTTTGCGTCTTGCTGATAGTGATATTGAACGTCTGGATTGGAAAATATTATCTGCCGCTTTAGCAGATATGGAATGTGGTTTCCAATTATTTTATAACTACCGTCATGTGCGGAAAATTACTATTTTTGGTTCAGCGCGTCTAGCACCAGATACACCAGCATATCAAATGGCTCTGCAATTTAGTCGGGCTGTTTCCGCGCTAGGATTTATGATTATGACAGGTGGTGGTGGTGGGATTATGCAAGCTGGTCAAGAAGGTGCTGGTAGGGAAAATTCCTTTGGTTTAAATATTCAGTTACCTTTTGAGCAACAAGCTAACCCAATTATTGAAGGTGATGCTAAACTAATTAATTTTAAATACTTTTTCACTCGCAAGTTATTTCTTCTGAAAGAAAGTGATGCTGTGGCTTTGTTTCCTGGTGGTTTTGGCACTCAAGATGAGGCTTTTGAATGTATGACATTGAGCCAAACAGGTAAATTTGGTCCAGTTCCTTTGGTGTTAATTGATCAACCAGGAGGCGATTATTGGCGTTCTTGGAGTCAATATATTGATGAGAAATTGGTAAAAACAGGGCTTGTTAGTGCAGATGATCCGAGTTTGTACACTGTTACAGATAATCTTGAAGTTGCTTGTAATGCCATTACTGGATTTTACCGAATTTATCACTCTAGTCGTTATGTTGGTGATCAGTTGGTGATCCGGTTAAAAGAAGATTTATCCGATGCTCAAGTGGAATTACTTAATACTCATTTTTGTGATATTTTGCTGACAGGTAAAATTGTTAAAAGCCAAGCATTACCGCAGGAGGAACAAGATGAAACATCTAGTTTACCCCGGTTAGTTTTAAATTTTAATCAACGAGATTTAGGGCGTTTATATCAAATGATTGGAGTAATTAATCAGGTGGGTGTTCCCACTCCAGAGGAATTGGCACATCCAGAAAGGAAGTAA